CTCAAATACCCCTTCCGTACCGGCGACGAACTCCTGCGCCTGACCAAGGAGACCGGCCTGTCGATCTCCGCGCTCATGCTGGAGAACGAACACGCCTGGCGCACCGAAGACGAGATCCGCTCCGGACTCATCGACATCTGGCGCGTCATGCAGGCCTGCGTGACGCGCGGCATGACCCGTGAAGGCATCCTGCCGGGCGGACTCAGGGTCAAACGCCGCGCCGCCGTCACGGCACGCCAACTCCGCGCGGAGGGCGACCCGCTGGCGCACGCCATGGAGTGGATCACCCTCTACGCCATGGCCGTCAACGAGGAGAACGCCGCCGGCGGCCGGGTCGTGACCGCCCCGACGAACGGCGCGGCCGGCATCATCCCCGCCGTCCTGCACTACTACATCAACTTCGTCCCCGGAGCCGACGAGGACGGCGTGGTCCGCTTCCTGCTGGCCGCCGGCGCGATCGGCATGCTCTTCAAGGAGAACGCCTCCATCTCCGGCGCCGAGGTCGGCTGCCAGGGCGAGGTGGGCTCCGCCTGCTCCATGGCGGCGGGCGCGCTGGCCGAAGTCCTCGGCGGCTCCCCCGAACAAGTCGAGAACGCCGCCGAGATCGGCATGGAACACAACCTCGGCCTCACCTGCGACCCCGTCGGCGGACTCGTCCAGATCCCCTGCATCGAACGCAACGGAATGGCCGCCGTCAAAGCCGTCACCGCCGCCCGCATGGCCATGCGCGGCGACGGCTCCCACAAGGTCTCCCTCGACAAGGTCATCAAGACCATGAAGGAAACCGGCGCCGACATGAGCGTCAAATACAAGGAGACCGCCCGCGGCGGACTCGCGGTGAACATCATCGAGTGCTGAACGGACGGCGCTGTGGCAACGGCCCGGTCCGCGGGGTTGGCGAACTCCGCGGGCCGGGCCGTATCGGTGGTCAGACGTATTCCGTCGCCGCGTCGAGCAGCCAGTCCGCCAGATAGCCGGCGAAGGACGAGCGGACCAACACCCAGAACCCGGCCCGGGGTTCGCCCCGGGCGACCAGGACGACCTGGGTGCGGCCGAGGGTCGTCTGGGCACAGCGTCCGGCACCGAAGGCGCGGGGGTGGAGGTCCAGCGCGCAGCCGTGGGCCAGGAGGTCACGGGCGCGGGGGCCGGTGACCAGGAGCGTGGTGCGCTGGGCGGAGACGTCGATGACGGAGACGGGTTCGTCGCCCGCGGCCTCCCGGATGCCGCTCTCCAGGTCCCGGGCGGCGCCGGGAGGGGCGACCAGCAACCATTCGTCCGGGCCCAGCCAGAGCGCGGTCAACTCCCCCGCGCGGACCACGGTGTTGGGCTGAAGGGGCAGTTGGAGGTCGAGGGCGAGGCCCACGGCCTCCGCCGCCGCGCCCTTGGCGTCGAGACGTACGTTCAGCTGGGTCAGGAAGGGGAGTTCGGCCAGCCGTATCGCACCGCCGGACGTCCGGGTCGCGGCGGCGAAGCGGTCCGCGGCGGGCGCCAGCGGGCTGCGGAGCGGGGCGGCGGTCAGGGTGGTCTCAGCCATCGCGGCGGGCTCCTTCGGGGTCGTAGAGGACGGGGCTCGCGACGGTCACCGGGACCAGCCGGTCGCCGACGGGGGCGTACAGGCGCTCGCCGATGCGGTCCCGGCCGCCCTTGATCAGGGCGAGTGCGAAGGTCCGGCCGAGGGCGGCACTGCGGTAGCTGCTGGTGACGTGGCCGAGCATCGGGACCGGCGGGGCCGGGAGCACGCTGTCGACGATCAGGTGGGTGCCTTCCGGGAGGAAGGTCCCCGGGTCCTCGGGGAGCAGACCGACCAGGTGTTTGCGGTCGGAGCGGACCGTGTCGGCGCGGGCGAAGGAGCGCTTGCCGATGAAGTCGGGCTTCTTCTTCGAGACGGCCCAACTCATGCCCAGATCCTGGGGGGTGACGGTGCCGTCGGTGTCCTGGCCGATGATCGGGTAGCCCTTCTCGGCGCGCAGGACGTGCATCGTCTCGGTGCCGTAGGGGGTGATCCCGTACGGGGCGCCGGCCTCGTACAGGGCCTCCCAGAGGGCGCGGGCCGCCCAGGGCGACACGTTGATCTCGTAGGCGAGTTCGCCGGAGAAGCTGATCCGGCACACCCGTGCCTCGATGCCGGCGACGGTCGTCTCCCGCCAGGCCATGAACGGGAAGTCGTCGTTGGCCACGGCCAGTTGAGGCGCGAGCGAGCCGAGGACCGCGCGGGACTTCGGGCCGACCAGAGCGACGGTGGCCCACTGTTCGGTGACGGACGTGCAGTGGACCTTCAGCTCCGGCCACTCCGTCTGGAGCCACTCCTCCATCCAGTCCAGTACGGCGGCGGCGTTGCCGGTCGTGGTGGTGACCAGGAAGCGGTCCTGGTCGACGCGGATGACGGTGCCGTCGTCGAAGACCATGCCGTCCGGGCGGCACATGACGCCGTAGCGGATCATGCCGACCTTCAGGGTGCTCATCATGTTGGTGTAGAGCAGGTCGAGGAAGGTGCCGGCGTCCGGGCCCTGGACGTCGATCTTGCCGAGGGTGGAGGCGTCCATGAAGCCGACGCTGTCGCGGGTGGCGGCGCACTCGCGCAGGACGGCGGCCTCCATGTCCTCGCCGTCCTGGGGGTAGTACCAGGGGCGCTTCCACTGGCCGACGTTCTCGAAGAGGGCCCCGTGCTCGACGTGCCACTCGTGCAGGGCCGTGGTGCGGACCGGGTCGCTCAGGGCGCCCCGGTCGCGGCCGGCGAGGGCGGCGAAGGAGACCGGCGTGTAGGGCGGTCGGAAGGTGGTCGTGCCGAGCACCGACAGGTCCACGCCGAGGAGTTCGGCGACGACACCGCTCGCGAGGACGCCCGAGGTCTTGCCCTGGTCGTTGGCGGTGCCCGCGGTCGTGTAGCGCTTGGTGTGCTCGACGGAGCGCATGCCGGCGCCGGTCGCGCGGGTCAGGTCGTCCACGGTGACGTCGCGCTGGAGGTCGACGAAGCGGGGGGCGCCTTCGCGGCCGGGGACGGTGAAGACCTGCATGGCCGGTGTCGGCTGCGGCCGCGCGGCCGGTTCCGGCAGGCTCGGCGGCTGCGGGGTGTATCCCTCCGCCTCGATGGCGCGGGCGCCCGCCGCCGCGCCCTGGGCGAGGACGCGGGCGACGTCGAACACGCCGCCCGCGCCGCCCGCGACCTCGACGGCCTGGCGGCAGGCGTCCGGGACGAACGTGCCGAGTTCGGCGTCGTGGCGGAGCCTGCCGCCCGCCTGGCTGTAGAGGTGCGCGACCGGGTTCCAGCCGCCGGAGACGAGGAGCAGGTCGGCGGCGAACTCGCGTCGGCCGGTGGTCTCGCCGTACGGGGCGACGGCCACCGTGGTCAGGCGGGGGTCGCCTTCCGTGCCGGTGACGGCGTGGCCGGGCAGGACCTCGATGCCGGCCGCCCTCGCGCGCTCGGCCCACTCCCCCGGTTCGGGGCGGGTGTCGACGATCGCCGTGACGTCGACGCCGGCCGCGGTGAGGTCCAGGGCGGCGGCGTAGGCGCTGTCGTTGGACGTGAACACCACCGCGTGACGCCCGGGCAGGACGCCGTAGCGGTTGGCGTAGGCGCGGGCCGAGGCGGCCAGCATCACGCCGGGGCGGTCGTTGTCCGCGAAGGCCAGGGAGCGTTCGTGGGCGCCGGTGGCGAGGACGACCCGGCGGGCGCGGATGCGCCAGACGCGCTCGCGGGAGACGTCGGCGGGGGCGGCGGCGCCGAGGTGGTTCGT
This DNA window, taken from Streptomyces sp. NBC_00663, encodes the following:
- a CDS encoding L-serine ammonia-lyase; amino-acid sequence: MAISVFDLFSVGIGPSSSHTVGPMRAARTFVVRLDEDGLLARTASVHAELYGSLGATGHGHGTPKAVLLGLEGHEPHTVDIVRADQDVERIKSGGRLSLLGEREIAFSYDDDLVLHRRKTLPYHANGMTLWAFDADGTELLSKTYYSVGGGFVVDEDAVGADRIKLDDTVLKYPFRTGDELLRLTKETGLSISALMLENEHAWRTEDEIRSGLIDIWRVMQACVTRGMTREGILPGGLRVKRRAAVTARQLRAEGDPLAHAMEWITLYAMAVNEENAAGGRVVTAPTNGAAGIIPAVLHYYINFVPGADEDGVVRFLLAAGAIGMLFKENASISGAEVGCQGEVGSACSMAAGALAEVLGGSPEQVENAAEIGMEHNLGLTCDPVGGLVQIPCIERNGMAAVKAVTAARMAMRGDGSHKVSLDKVIKTMKETGADMSVKYKETARGGLAVNIIEC
- a CDS encoding sarcosine oxidase subunit alpha family protein, whose product is MLLIPCPWCGPRDEAEFHYGGQAHVPYPETPASLSDEEWARYLFFRDNPKGPFAERWTHAAGCRRWFNAIRDTSTNEVLTVYRAGEQRPAPVEPSPAVPLDTGPHLSARPAFEDEALSGPKRGSGGAAPSGVEGAAPLVDGTGRGGGGENPPFRHPTRGRIDRTTTLTFTFDGTEYQAKQGDTLASALLANGVIEAGTSIKLGRPRGIFSAGVEEPNAVVQIEAPFPEPMLPAPAIELYDGLVATSLPGQGRLATEPDPARYDAVHAHCDLLIVGAGPAGLAAATAAARTGARVILADDQPEPGGSLLNTAEHLDWVARTAEALDAAPDVRVLRRTTVFGYYDDNHLLAVERRTNHLGAAAPADVSRERVWRIRARRVVLATGAHERSLAFADNDRPGVMLAASARAYANRYGVLPGRHAVVFTSNDSAYAAALDLTAAGVDVTAIVDTRPEPGEWAERARAAGIEVLPGHAVTGTEGDPRLTTVAVAPYGETTGRREFAADLLLVSGGWNPVAHLYSQAGGRLRHDAELGTFVPDACRQAVEVAGGAGGVFDVARVLAQGAAAGARAIEAEGYTPQPPSLPEPAARPQPTPAMQVFTVPGREGAPRFVDLQRDVTVDDLTRATGAGMRSVEHTKRYTTAGTANDQGKTSGVLASGVVAELLGVDLSVLGTTTFRPPYTPVSFAALAGRDRGALSDPVRTTALHEWHVEHGALFENVGQWKRPWYYPQDGEDMEAAVLRECAATRDSVGFMDASTLGKIDVQGPDAGTFLDLLYTNMMSTLKVGMIRYGVMCRPDGMVFDDGTVIRVDQDRFLVTTTTGNAAAVLDWMEEWLQTEWPELKVHCTSVTEQWATVALVGPKSRAVLGSLAPQLAVANDDFPFMAWRETTVAGIEARVCRISFSGELAYEINVSPWAARALWEALYEAGAPYGITPYGTETMHVLRAEKGYPIIGQDTDGTVTPQDLGMSWAVSKKKPDFIGKRSFARADTVRSDRKHLVGLLPEDPGTFLPEGTHLIVDSVLPAPPVPMLGHVTSSYRSAALGRTFALALIKGGRDRIGERLYAPVGDRLVPVTVASPVLYDPEGARRDG
- a CDS encoding sarcosine oxidase subunit gamma, with product MAETTLTAAPLRSPLAPAADRFAAATRTSGGAIRLAELPFLTQLNVRLDAKGAAAEAVGLALDLQLPLQPNTVVRAGELTALWLGPDEWLLVAPPGAARDLESGIREAAGDEPVSVIDVSAQRTTLLVTGPRARDLLAHGCALDLHPRAFGAGRCAQTTLGRTQVVLVARGEPRAGFWVLVRSSFAGYLADWLLDAATEYV